ATCAGCCGTTCCCATATAACGGTATTACCTGACCATCACTGACTTCATCTGTTCAACATTTTTCTGTAGTATGATTATAAACTTGTAAGTATTCCAAATGGAATGTGTTGTAGGTCTCTTTGTCACGTCGTCTGAGACTCCCAGGTAGTAGTTCCTTGTTAGAGCAAGGGGACCTCCAACGTGAACTTTGGCGGATAGACAAGGATGAGTTTAGTTCTTCATTTGCAACCATGAGGTTGGCCCTTGTTTTTATCTATCGTTCAATCTTATTATTCAGAAAAGTTCTCCTTTCTTTTCTAACTAAACTTTGTATTTAACCTATTGCCAGACTCAACCTTGTCCAACTATTTGCTCAGAAGCCGCAAAATACTAAACTACGGAAGTTGATAGTTGATCTTGAGGTCTGCTCGGCAGTAGCACTTTTATGCCACAACATGTTTCCCACCATCTTTTTTGTCTGGAATTTCCTAACTCAATGTTGATAGGCTCCCAGGTTTGATAGTGGTGGACTGTTGAGCCAAGACCCGGCATTATCATACATACGATCACTAACGAGTTTGAACAATGACCAACAGAGATCACTGCATAAAGTAAATCTTTGCTCTTATAGTTCTTTTTTATCCTGGGTATTTAAGGTTACAATAGAAAACTAACACATGTATCGCTTTCAGATTCTTGCAGCAAAAGATTATGCTCTTATTCTAGGAATGCCTGGAACAGGCAAAACATACACAATGGTGCATGCTGTGAAGTCCTTATTGATGAGAGGAGAATCTATTTTGCTAACTTCATATACTAATTCAGCTATTGATAATTTACTTATGAAGTTGAAGGCTGAGGTTTGTGTTCCGAAGTTCATTGATGTAGCATTATTCCATTGTAAACCCCTCATTTCTTCCACTGAGCAATATTTAACATGCTGCTTTGAGTATTCAAGTtcaatgaagcatacatgcacatCCTTATTTTTGATTAATGTTTTTTTGTAGGGTGTAGATTTTATTCGAATCGGGAGGCAGGAAGCTGTACATCCTGATGTCAGAGCCAACTGCTTATCAAGTCAGAACCTATCATTATCAATGCACTATCATTTCTTAAAATTAAATAAAATGTGCTCTGATTTGGGTGTCTCTGAAACAGCAACAGAGGTACAGTCAGTAGACGCCATTAAAGCAAGGATGGATCAAGTGCAAGTTGTTGGAGTTACTTGTTTGGGAGTATACCATCCCTTACTGGCACATAAGAAGTTTGACACATGTATCATGGATGAAGCTGGACAAATCACATTACCGGTAGGCCCCAATTTAAAGTGCATGGTAATTTAGTCTTCAAGGAAACCACAACAAAAATCACAAAATGATGCTCATCTAACTTCATAAATGTATTGTAAACTATGTACCAGTCGGTCAAGCTGCTAACCAGACTATTCTGTAAAACTGATTACTGAAGAGGTCTTCATCCTTCTCACACACTTCTTACTCGGTAGGTTTCGCTGGGACCTCTGATGCTTGCAACAAAGTTTGTGCTAGTAGGAGACCATTATCAACTCCCTCCACTTGTTCAGGTTACTAATCATTTTTCTACTGCTTTTTTATGCCCCCCTTTCTTTATGTTAACTTCAGCAATTTTCTATATACAGAGCTTTGAAGCTCGAGAGAGTGGGATGGGCATTAGCTTATTTTGGAGGTTGTCAGAAGCAAATCCTCAAGCAATTTCAGCACTACGTTGCCAGGTTTGTCAGTTTGAACTCTACTTTTTTCATCATTATATGTTGCCAATGCCACATATTTTGTTTTTTGAAGATCTCCTATGTTCCTGTAAACTCATGATTCGAATCTACCTTTCTGCAGTACCGAATGtcatctggtattatggagctctCGAATTCATTGATTTATGGCAATAGGTTATGCTGTGGTTCGTTAGAAATTGCAAACGCGAAACTCAAGTTTTCTGGCAAAGAACAAGTTCACTTAAAGTTCAAGGAGGTAACACTGCTTTTTTGCTTTAAATTTTCCATTCTCAATATAGAAACATCCTGTTCTTGAAAGCTTGAATTCCTTTACCCTGGTTTGTCATACTGCCATATATTTTATCTTTCATGACCTCCCCTTTAATTGTTGTGCCTTATTCTTTTTATTGCAGATTTTGAATCCCGATAGGGCTGTCATCTTTGCCAACACAGGTTTTTGATAAATTCAGTTAGTTATATTCTTCTGATACTCTGCCTTCGATGCTAACTACGTGACCAAATCATACAGATCAAGTACCGGCACTTGAGGCCAAGGAACATAAAATTGTGAACAATCCTACAGAAGCACACATTGTTTCGTGGGTATGTCCTGATCTACACTCTGCGGCGAGGGGCTTTTCATGCCTCTCTTATATTTTAGCAAGCAATCACTGACTTGTATAGCTATAAGTTAAGATCTTCCACATTTGCCATCTATTTTATCTTTGAGCTGAGTGCTTGTGCACGTATGGGCACAGCATGTGCTGTGTGTCAAGTTGGATACTTAGCACTTAGCAGTACCCAATTTCTTTGTCTTGTTAAAAAAACTGTCTTTTCTGTGCTGCACGCTCTGAAAATGAATCTGTACGCTTGTCTTTATCTAGTTAAGTTTATTTTTAGTTAGGAAAGTGTTCAGATGGAACTGCTTTGGTCCATGGTCTTGAATTTATGCTTAGTGTTGCAAATGGCACAATAATCAAGTCCAATCAATGAAGAACATCCAATTCATTGGGTCGCATCGAGCTGTTTTTGTGTAACTATTGAATACATGATACGAAGGGCGGGCCTGGTGCAGCGGTAGAGCCTCACCGCCTGTGACCGAGAGGTCCCAGGTTCGAGTCGCggtctcctcacattgcacttcgtgagggtaagacttgccactaacaccttccccagaccccgcacagtgcgggagctctcagcactgggtacgtcctttTTTTATTGAATACATGATACACTCTGAGCCAGCTATCTTTGTTACATATCTTTTTTTTTCCGAGAGTAAGCAATTGCGGACCTTATATTTATAGAAGGTAGAAAAGTTGTCACAAGAAGACAGAAGACGTTACGATCAACGTTCTGTCCAACCTCATCCCTCCAGAGCACACCCACCCATACCTGAAACCTTAATGAACTACTCTCGCAAACAAGTTACATGCCAGCCTGCTGATCTGAAGCTCATTACTTTCATTTTTATTTCTCGCAATTTGATCACATGAAAACTTGTCTTTCTTTTTCTATAGATCATCAAACAATTGCTGAAGAGAGGCGTAGCTCAAGATGAGATTGGTATAATAACCCCATATAATGCCCAAGCGGATCTCATTCGGCAACAAGTTGATGCTTTGGTTGAGGTTCATACAATCGACAAATACCAGGTAAAAATTACTGTTTTACATGAGCAAGTCATCGACTCAGCCTGATGTTTCAGTGGTCCATTTCGTTATGGTGGCTGTCCTCTGTCTCTTTTCAGCTATTTCTTATGTACACCATTTCCAAGTAATCAGTCACGCTCATTCCCAAGATTTAGTGTTCCTCCTCAGTTTCTCATGGGGACAATAGAGTATCCTTCATTGTGTTTTTATGCTCTTCAGTGACAAAAAGCTATTGAGACTTGAGCAACCATATTTTCTTTCTGCCGATTCGTTAGTTTGGTTTGGGACTTATTCTGATTTTCTGACAAAGCATCGTCACCATGGTCTTTTAGGCTAAACAACGCTACCTCTTTTCAGGGGAGGGATAAAGAATGCATTATTGTATCGTTTGTACGATCCAGTGGGAATTCAAGGGCTAGTGGTTCTTCTTTGCTTGGTGATTGGCACAGGATCAATGTCGTCTTGACGCGTGCAAAGGTCAGCCGCTGTCTGTACTTTCCCATTTGGATCATTCCTCAGGATTAAGTAAATTCAGAACTAGTAATTTTGTTGGACTTCAGTGATTATCATCATAAACATTATTACCTGAACTATAATAATCTTGGATTACAGGGGGCAACTTGGGTAGGATCTGATGTTAAATAGGATCTATGAGATCGGCATTTTTGAAAagacaaaacatgttcaaatAATGATTTTGCCTCAGAATCAGAACACAAATGATTTATGTAGATATACCTGGCTTTAATCTAGTACTTAATTAGATGCTTGCTACCGGCAAAAAATGTAACTGTCAACTGCCCTGATATCATGTTTATATCATTCCACTTCCGCATCCTAGTTTTGAACTTTTTTTGATGATCATACTGCAGAAGAAACTCATCATGGTTGGGTCTGCTGGAACTCTTTCGACGATCCCATTGCTGAAGCTTCTAGTTGAGAAAGTTGCTGAGCGTGGCGGTGTAGTAGATCTGACAAATAAGGACGTGCAATCTATTCCAGAGCTGAGAACTTCCCGGTTGAATGTGCAATAATAGGCTGTGCTGTAATATAGTTTTGTGAGTTTTGAGGCCAGAGCCGTATATATTCTGTATATATTTTGCTTTGGATGTAGTAGCCACAACCATTCTGGGCCATGTCACATGTCAGTTGTGACAGTGCATGCTGTGGTTCCCCGCGTAGAAGGTAGTGATTTTTTTCTTTGTACTGTGTAACTGCTGGCTTACATTAGAGCACCATGTAAATTTTTGGGAGATTTTATAATTTGCCACACATTACTTAGAATCTTTATAATTTGCCACATGTTAATTAGGATTTTACTATTTGCCGTACATTAGACTGATTCCTTTATAATttgctccatatctccatttacaCATCTATTCATTTTTTAAACTCTGAAATACCTGTGAAATACAGTGCATCATACCTGCCTAGACCTAGCCGTCAATCAAATCCTGCGCCATCTGGCCAGCTCACTCGCTCGCACCGCCCATGCCTGTCGCTCGCGCCGCCTGCTCCACCTCCCTCACGGCCCCTTGACCTCACCATTTTCAGCTTGTTCCCCTGCTACGAATGCGCAGACATGGAGTCTCCCAGGCAGGCACCCCCGCTCTCCTCACCGCTGGGGTCGCTTCAATCCCGCGGCCTGCAGCGGGGCGCCTCGTGCTCGTGCGCGCCGGCTCTAGGAACGGCCCGTAGCTAGCTCCCTGATGCCAACGGCAGATGCGATTGTAGGCGAGTGAGATCCGGCAGGGAACGGCCGTGGTGCTGGAGGAGGGTGCCTCCGTCGTCAGGTGGTGGCGGGAGCACCGGCCAAACGCGGGCGCCGGCGAGCTTCGTTGTGGGAGGACATCGACAAGCTTCAATCCGCAAGGGCGCCGATGAGCTTCGGTGCGGGAGAATAAAATACCTAGTCAAATCCAAACGCATTATACCCCAAATATTTGGTCCCATGAGAATTTATGGAATGTAACCAAATCATTGCACGTGTAAAATTACAAGTACATATAGGTGGAATTAAAATTTCAGCTTTCAAGTTTCCCACAAAGATATGAATCAACGAGAGTTTATGGAATCTACAAATCATTGCACGTGTAAAATTACACAACAAGTTTTAATAAATAAATATTTTAATTACACAACAAGTTTCCAATAAGACCAACAATCATTACCGGATACCTAGATAGATATAGCACATGAGATCTTCTCCCATTCCAGTCCGATTGTGCCTCCTCTTTGTTTTCTTAAGGTAATTGTGACTCCACTCTATGCACGCGAACCCGGGTAGGCAGACATGATTCATGCAGACCGGCAACAGTTATGGAATTTTCTTACCTAGTCCGACTCGTACTCGTAGTGTGATTTTTGGTCCACTCAGGCTGGGTTCGGCTATAAACTTCCGCTTCCCACCGCAGAATCCCACTCATCAAATCGCTTTCAAGTTTGCCCTAGCAGCTAGCGCGCGGTATCCTCGacctccatccaatcatggtgtcCCTCCAGCATCAACAGATGGACATCATCAACCAGCCCATCTCTCTGGTCGGCCCGACGCCGGCCGACCTGCAGAGCACCTTGCAGTTGGAGAAACTTCTTCGCGACGCCGGGCAGTACGAGAGCTCCAACGAGTTGGCGGCCCGCGAGCACGTTGTGCGCGAACTCCAGGGCGTCCTAGATCGCTGGGTGAAGCGCCTCACCGCTCAGCGAGGGTACCCGGACGGCATGGTCGACCAGGCCACCGCCTTGCTCCTCCCCTTCGGCTCCTACCGCCTCGGCGTCCACGGCCGCGGCTCCGACATCGACGCCCTCGTCGTCGGTCCCTCCTACATCGACCGCGACCACGACTTCTTCGACGTTCTGGGCGGCGTGCTCGCCGAGACGGAGGCGGTGACGGAGCTGCAGGCCGTGCCCCGCGCGTACGTGCCGGTGATCAAGATGAAGTTCCGCGGCGTCCCCGTGGACCTCCTCTACGCCAGCGTCTGCCTCCCTGTAGTGCCCAAAGATCTTGACCTGCGCGATCGCTCCGTGCTCCGCGGCATGGACCTTGCCACCGTCCGCAGCCTCAATGGCGTGCGCGTGGCCGACGAGATCATGCGGCTCGTCCCGGACGCCGGCGCCTTCCGCACGACGCTGCGCTGCGTCAAGCACTGGGCCAAGGCGCGGGGCGTCTACTCCaatgtgatgggattcgtaggcGGCGTCGGATGGGCAATCCTGGTGGCGCGCGTGTGCCAGCTATACCCCAACGCCGCGCCCAGCATGCTCCTGCCCCGCTTCTTCAAGATCTTCTCGCAGTGGAAGTGGCCCAACCCGGTGCTGTTGGGGGGCATCGAGCACGACGACGATGGCCAGCTCGCGCTCCGGCTGCCAGTCTGGGATCCGAGGAGGAACCCACGCGACAGGACCCACCTCATGCCCGTCATCACCCCGGCGTATCCGTGCATGAACTCCTGCTACAACGTCTCCCACGCCACTCTACGGATCATCACGGAGCAGCTCGAGATCGGCCGCGTGACCAGCCAGGAGGTCGCTGAGTCCGGCGGCGCCCGCGGGTGGGAGGCGCTGTTCCAGCCGTTCCACTTCTTCAAGGCGTACAAGAGCTAcctgcaggtggacgtgaaggtcgccggaggaggagaggCAGATCTCCGGGAGTGGAAAGGGTGGGTGGAGTCGCGGCTGAGGCAGCTGGTGATCAGGGTCGAGATGGCCACGGCCGGCATGCTGCTCTGCCATCCCAACCCGCAAGCCTACGCCGCCAAGCCCGACGATCGGCACTGCACCGCAACCTTCTTCGTGGGTCTGTCCAAGCAGCAGCAGAAGCAGACCCAGGTGCAGTTCGACCTCCGTGCCACAACAGACGAGTTCAAGCAGGAGGTGTACATGTACGAGTTCTGGAGACCCGGGATGGAGCTCGAGGTCAAGCACGCTCGAAGGAAGGACCTGCCCTCCTACGTCATGGATCACATCCTCCTCCCGGCTGCAGGTCAACTCAAGAGGAAGCGCGCCCAAGATGATCCTTCGCCTTCGTCGTCCTCTGCGTCCGGTCACTCCGAGTCCAGCTCCAGCAGCAGGGACGTCAAGAGGGCGGCAGCAGCAGATAGAACCGGAGCGTCACCTGAGAGTAAGAGGCAAAGCTGCCCCGCCAGTATACTTCCCAGCGCTTCAGAGGACAGGGAGATGTCTGACAACAGATGAACATCCATTCAAAGTAATCACATTCAAGCCAAGGCAAGGCGAAATCTTCAAATGAACTCTAGTCAGGCAGATCACAAGATTCAACAGAAGACGGCCGCCCCTGCGAGGATCATCAAGTACAGAGATAGATTTACATGCATAACTTTGTCAAGGGGACAATTTTGTATGATTACTGATGAGAACACATACCTGCAAGTTAAATTCAGTATCAACTATGCGCACAAACGGTTAGTAGAACCACTAGATAAAAAACTTGCAATTGTCGATGTTACGTGCTTGCTTAGGTACCTCGCTGTAAGTTTTCCCAGCGCCAAGAGGGCGGTGGCAGCAGATACAACCGGATCGTCACCTGAGAGCAAGAGGCTAAGCTGTCCCAGCAATTAACCCAGCGCTTCAGGACAGATGAACATTCGAAGCAATCACAAGCTATGATCAAGCCAAGGCAAGGCAGATGGCATGCATCAATGGAATACTGGGAATACGGGCAGCCAAGCCCCATACATACTTACAAAGTTACAAGTCAAATTCAGAATCAACTATGTATGCAAACGGTTGGCAGAACCACCGGATAAAAATATTGTAAATGTGGATGTTTATATGCTTCCTTAGTTCCCGCAAGTCTTCCGGCGTTAAGGCAGAGCTCATATGTGTCATGGTTCCGTAGAGGAACAAGAGTCAAAATATTAATAAAGTCTATCTTCACCTTGTGATACAGTCGACCAAACAACATTTTTTCAGCAGTTGGATAGTGATAACATCCATGAAATCTGATATGGGATCTGATTCTTCCATATCAGCAAAACAACAAGGATCAAACTCATACCTGAGGAACTCTGTGTGTGGCAATCCTCTCCAGCAGACATGTCCAATACAAACTCTGAACCATTGGTATCAGCATCTGACAAGGATTGACTAATGTAGAACTTTGGTACACTTGCTGAAGATTGACATGGTGAGAAAAGAAAAGATTTTTTTACTTCAGTTGACTCTTCCTACTTTTCAATAATGCTCTGAAGTTGTAATGTTGGATGTTTCCCACATTCAGAAGCAGCCTTATGCTAGGTGAATGGATCGTACCggatagggggggggggggatgaatggacgctacacaaattttaagtctttttcagtttttagcaaagcggaaggtaaaggtgatagctttagtggtggagatgttcctagtatgatccaaggcaagtgcaacaagtaaagggaaCAAGCATGATAGTGAGAGTAAGGAGACGGACAACCggatggcgcggagacgaggcgaagtttgtttcccgtagttcccctcacaaaagagagtacgtctgcgttgaggaggtactgtgaggctaggcggccacaccacgaaggaaggcctcaccttcttcctcgagagagctccacgaaggggctcccccttctccactaaggcaccggtcgaggcggtggttccttcacaaggttggggcgagctccacaacactaggaggctcccaataacctatggggctagcacaacaccaagctagcctccataggtgcacttcttccaagatcccaccataggaaccctaactccaagatccactaaggactagcacgaattggtgaaatctctcttggtagaactatagatcggggtctcctccaccactcctcaagatCTGGGCaaaattggttggatggttgaggagatcctcaaggattaagctcagcaacaatggaggagagagagaagagataaaatcgtgttgggggagaagggccctttaaataggcctcccgaaatccaaccgttacctgcagtttttgcctaagtggtactaccgctttggtaagcggtactaccgctctggattcgaaatcccacagaacttatccacgtggacacatagcggtactaccgctcgcggtaccgctcgaggtaccgcaatggcctccagagcttactggatcccaagcggtaccgaagcggtaccagagcggtactgccgtaacttatGTTACAGTACTTAAGCGGTAccgaggcggtactaccgctctcaagcggtactaccgctcgaggtaccgcaaaggtaccgtaacttgttctgtgggCCTTTCTCAGTGCAAAACTCCAGAGCGATACcttgggcggtaccagtaggggtggcggtactaccgctacttgtaccggtagtaccggcctgacaaAAACTGCTTTCTcttcttttcctctccaaccatgtcacctcgcgatacacacacaaaaccagaaaacctataagctacgcttcagtcctccgatcttgacgtgtccagcgaggtcaccgtgcacttgtaaATCTAACAAAGATACTCTTTGCACACGGTGAGAttgttcaagtgttgtcatcaaacatacaaaacacggggtttagactttgctctttcaatctccccctttttggtgtttgatgacaacacaagaatttgcaatggcataagatattatgatgcgatatttagattttcaaaagctcgacggagctccccctagacatgtgcatattttgaatatgtatttgaatacaaatgcacacatcctagagacataactccccctagattttacaaaccaagcacatatgcaacaaggatacttgacatgttcatatagcatatgcacaatatggaggcaacacaagatcatgcaaggagttttgggtgaagttatcatacctttgccttgagaatacCCGAACTCACAACAAGTGCCTCCATAGAGTTGGTGTAGCCACAAGAAGAGATAAGCAACGAGGACCAAAAGGCTACAACAACGAAAGTCCCCATGCAAAAACCCATCTTAATaggcaacttctccccctttggcatcagaacaccaaaaaggaggataAACAAACTAAAAATGATGGTAAGGAAAtacacaaccaagcttgcaaaaaccaaCAAGGAAAACAAAGCTTGGATGAGACTCCCCAAAAACATGGAGAAAAAAAAGACAACAAAAGAAGAAGGACAAAAGAAAGTCACAAAGAAACACGAAGAACCAAAAACTCCTCaaagaggaggttggtggccgaagccaccgtgtaagagtatagtagtgtgaggtcgcgtagatgtatctaggactgacggctacaactcaacatgaagctcattagtcacttatttgacaaatagcatatgttttgcatttctttatgcattatggggggagggatagctcaataagtttaaaccgcactcccctatgttcatgcgtgctctTCATCTAGACATATAGTTaaagagtggtatgtgcgcacgacggtcaagcgaagttcgatggatcaatgatatttagctcatgcctcaactcaatgaaacgcttctcatccaaaggcttcgtgaagatgtccgccaatttcttcttggtaccaatgaaggatagaacaatatctccgcgagcaatgtgatcccggatgaagtggttccttatctcaatgtgcttcgtcttgccatgaagaaccggattgtaggcgatcttgattgcgctctcattgtcacacaaaagaggcaccttgctatactcgagtccataatccc
This region of Lolium perenne isolate Kyuss_39 chromosome 2, Kyuss_2.0, whole genome shotgun sequence genomic DNA includes:
- the LOC127330733 gene encoding nuclear poly(A) polymerase 2-like; translated protein: MDIINQPISLVGPTPADLQSTLQLEKLLRDAGQYESSNELAAREHVVRELQGVLDRWVKRLTAQRGYPDGMVDQATALLLPFGSYRLGVHGRGSDIDALVVGPSYIDRDHDFFDVLGGVLAETEAVTELQAVPRAYVPVIKMKFRGVPVDLLYASVCLPVVPKDLDLRDRSVLRGMDLATVRSLNGVRVADEIMRLVPDAGAFRTTLRCVKHWAKARGVYSNVMGFVGGVGWAILVARVCQLYPNAAPSMLLPRFFKIFSQWKWPNPVLLGGIEHDDDGQLALRLPVWDPRRNPRDRTHLMPVITPAYPCMNSCYNVSHATLRIITEQLEIGRVTSQEVAESGGARGWEALFQPFHFFKAYKSYLQVDVKVAGGGEADLREWKGWVESRLRQLVIRVEMATAGMLLCHPNPQAYAAKPDDRHCTATFFVGLSKQQQKQTQVQFDLRATTDEFKQEVYMYEFWRPGMELEVKHARRKDLPSYVMDHILLPAAGQLKRKRAQDDPSPSSSSASGHSESSSSSRDVKRAAAADRTGASPESKRQSCPASILPSASEDREMSDNR